A window from Mycolicibacterium tokaiense encodes these proteins:
- a CDS encoding MFS transporter → MRRSDAASTLASVVVLTGVQGVAPALPEMRDAFALDDAGASVLTFGYLLASAVIAAPVAALADRLGERRVLVASLLVFGVAGGAVMGAPNIWVLIAARTVQGAAFGVVLAVTIGITGKGLGTVALARAQSTRVIAMAVAEVVLPLAAGGILEVANWRVVGALQLAAIPAALICAVLLTGDDDVPSKDGAQRGLRPALSALHTPFGAAVQVPGFIRFLLKFAVLTYWPLLAADDYAMSPWAIGAVLSATAVASIVAAWATPILIGQWGTAWPTLSGLLCAAVPLMVFPAVPSAMVLAVLVVITGLGDGLIGVANNVSASLAAPDAGRSAFFGLTGSVRNLGKVAALAVIGGVAVAAPLSVAFAVAGTVGLVSTAVLPTIARGERDRAPGKQL, encoded by the coding sequence GTGCGTAGATCCGACGCGGCATCCACGCTGGCTTCGGTGGTGGTACTCACCGGAGTTCAGGGGGTCGCACCCGCGCTGCCGGAGATGCGCGACGCCTTTGCGCTGGACGACGCGGGCGCATCTGTGCTGACTTTCGGCTATCTCTTGGCCTCCGCCGTGATCGCCGCCCCGGTGGCGGCTCTGGCGGACAGGTTGGGGGAGCGTCGGGTACTGGTGGCGTCACTGCTGGTTTTCGGCGTGGCAGGCGGCGCCGTGATGGGTGCGCCGAACATCTGGGTGCTGATCGCGGCCCGGACCGTCCAGGGTGCGGCCTTCGGAGTGGTCCTGGCGGTGACCATCGGAATCACCGGAAAAGGCCTGGGCACAGTGGCTCTGGCCCGGGCGCAGAGCACCCGGGTCATCGCGATGGCGGTCGCCGAGGTGGTGCTGCCCTTGGCGGCCGGAGGCATCCTCGAAGTGGCCAACTGGCGCGTGGTCGGGGCGCTGCAACTGGCCGCCATCCCGGCCGCGTTGATCTGCGCGGTTCTGCTGACCGGGGACGACGACGTGCCGTCCAAGGACGGTGCGCAACGTGGTCTACGGCCTGCACTCTCGGCGTTGCACACACCGTTCGGCGCCGCCGTCCAGGTGCCCGGCTTCATCCGGTTTCTCCTCAAGTTCGCGGTGCTGACCTACTGGCCTCTACTGGCGGCCGACGACTACGCGATGTCGCCTTGGGCGATCGGGGCAGTGCTCAGTGCCACCGCCGTGGCGAGCATCGTTGCTGCGTGGGCGACCCCGATTCTGATCGGGCAATGGGGTACGGCGTGGCCCACCCTCTCCGGATTGCTCTGTGCGGCAGTGCCGTTGATGGTGTTCCCCGCTGTGCCGTCGGCGATGGTGCTGGCGGTTCTGGTGGTGATCACCGGCCTCGGTGACGGTCTCATCGGAGTTGCCAACAATGTCTCGGCCAGCCTGGCCGCCCCGGATGCCGGGCGGTCGGCGTTCTTCGGGCTCACCGGCTCTGTTCGCAATCTGGGCAAGGTGGCGGCCCTGGCCGTCATCGGTGGGGTGGCCGTGGCGGCTCCGCTGAGCGTGGCCTTCGCGGTGGCCGGGACGGTTGGGTTGGTGTCCACAGCGGTGTTGCCGACCATCGCACGCGGTGAACGGGACCGAGCCCCCGGGAAGCAGCTTTGA
- a CDS encoding ABC transporter substrate-binding protein, protein MSNTCCHGRRATTFFAAGMAGVLALSACGSGSDQPAEETTADSLRVALSAQTQPSLVPLVYGVDNFGGDVGLDISVDNNVTIFDSHATAAQTVLGGQAQVMGSSISSILAAREQGEDFKIFCPYVSMDDFVLTGANGVTTVAQLFDPSTRVAIDSPGGAGAIILNALLMGVGEDRGIRDIPTQQIIESSSLRTAAWAAGDVDSTVIHEDQYESAAPNVNEPVRIATLYENVDTFIKEAQAADAAWLEQNRELAAKYCATTLKAMKALKADFPTFQSAVNEYVEEPPSEEELRVLFGLIEQYPFWTDDGGLSDDSMAFMIDVATASGVLTEPMNASDVVDRETLERAVEIANEPAAQ, encoded by the coding sequence ATGTCCAACACCTGCTGTCATGGCCGACGCGCCACGACATTCTTCGCGGCCGGCATGGCCGGTGTGCTTGCCCTGTCTGCGTGTGGATCGGGTTCGGACCAGCCTGCTGAAGAAACCACCGCGGACTCGCTGCGCGTGGCGCTGTCCGCTCAGACGCAGCCGTCTCTGGTGCCGCTGGTCTACGGTGTCGACAACTTCGGCGGCGACGTGGGTCTGGACATCAGTGTCGACAACAACGTCACCATCTTCGACTCGCACGCGACCGCGGCGCAGACCGTGCTCGGCGGGCAGGCTCAGGTGATGGGATCCTCGATCTCGTCGATCCTGGCGGCACGAGAGCAAGGCGAGGACTTCAAGATCTTCTGCCCGTACGTGAGTATGGACGATTTTGTGCTCACGGGAGCCAACGGCGTCACCACGGTGGCCCAACTGTTCGATCCCTCCACGCGGGTTGCCATTGACAGTCCCGGGGGCGCCGGGGCGATCATCCTCAACGCACTGCTGATGGGGGTGGGCGAAGACCGTGGCATCCGGGACATCCCGACACAGCAGATCATCGAGAGTTCGAGCCTGCGCACCGCGGCCTGGGCCGCCGGCGACGTCGACTCGACCGTCATTCACGAAGACCAGTACGAGTCCGCCGCGCCCAACGTCAACGAACCGGTGCGCATCGCCACCCTGTACGAGAACGTCGACACCTTCATCAAAGAAGCCCAGGCTGCAGACGCGGCCTGGCTGGAACAGAATCGGGAACTGGCCGCCAAGTACTGCGCCACCACTCTGAAGGCAATGAAGGCCCTGAAAGCCGACTTCCCGACGTTCCAGAGTGCGGTCAACGAGTACGTCGAGGAGCCGCCCTCGGAGGAGGAACTGCGCGTGTTGTTCGGCTTGATCGAGCAGTACCCCTTCTGGACCGACGACGGTGGCCTCAGTGACGACAGCATGGCCTTCATGATCGACGTGGCCACCGCTTCGGGCGTGCTCACCGAACCGATGAACGCCTCGGACGTGGTGGATCGCGAGACGCTGGAGCGAGCGGTCGAGATTGCCAACGAGCCTGCGGCACAGTAA
- a CDS encoding ABC transporter permease codes for MSTTALPPGAATAAAGGLPSLEPWKMWGWIARITLVIALIATWQWYGESRGSFAIPAFTVVAEAFWEGIVSGDFLKAALGTLMTMVFGYSIAVSIAVPMGVWIGSSRFARNVFEPLVHAAYATPVSLFIPIIGIYTGLELGGRVALTALWCVFEIMVSTISGVRSTPVSLIEMGRAYGASRSKVYSSIVIPAALPLVVVGLRIGVGRAIRGAVTAELLLSAANLGQVVLFAGSVLNIPRLLAAIIFVMLLGLVLMALAGVIERRATGHLHL; via the coding sequence ATGAGTACCACCGCGCTTCCACCTGGCGCCGCTACCGCCGCAGCGGGCGGTCTGCCCTCGCTCGAACCGTGGAAAATGTGGGGCTGGATCGCCCGGATCACCCTGGTCATCGCGCTCATCGCGACGTGGCAGTGGTACGGGGAATCCCGCGGGAGCTTCGCGATACCGGCATTCACGGTTGTGGCAGAAGCGTTCTGGGAGGGGATTGTCAGCGGTGACTTCCTGAAAGCTGCACTCGGCACTCTCATGACGATGGTGTTCGGATACTCGATCGCCGTGTCGATCGCCGTACCGATGGGAGTGTGGATCGGGAGCTCCCGATTTGCTCGTAACGTCTTCGAACCCTTGGTCCACGCAGCCTATGCCACACCGGTATCACTATTCATCCCGATCATCGGCATCTACACCGGACTCGAACTGGGCGGACGGGTGGCGCTGACCGCGCTGTGGTGTGTCTTCGAGATCATGGTGAGCACCATCTCGGGAGTCCGATCGACGCCCGTTTCTCTGATCGAGATGGGTCGCGCTTACGGAGCCAGTCGGTCAAAGGTCTACTCCAGCATCGTCATTCCTGCTGCCCTCCCACTGGTCGTTGTAGGCCTGCGGATCGGCGTCGGTCGAGCCATCCGGGGTGCGGTCACGGCCGAGTTGCTGTTGTCCGCAGCGAACCTGGGGCAGGTTGTGCTGTTCGCCGGGTCGGTCCTCAACATTCCGCGACTGCTCGCAGCCATCATCTTTGTCATGCTCTTGGGCCTGGTGCTCATGGCGTTGGCGGGGGTGATCGAGCGGCGCGCCACCGGCCACTTACATCTGTGA
- a CDS encoding ABC transporter permease — protein sequence MTLRERVSGPTPVVEAAERAAKLPLHHRAWFQRTLVWGGLLVASQIFAMQVGPYFWPSIPDIMSGAVASFSDGTYLLVLSSFAQMLSGFLLAVVVGVPVGLLMGQFRIVDFVVGPFINALFVTSLVALLPFIILIFGTDFTFRVAVVFLFAVFYLIITPAAGVRAIDRELNEMATSFGISSSRRLLSITLPGTLPYIITGLRLGIGQAVQGMIVAELWVTLGTGRRLMNLGYSRELGQFFATAAAVVLIGATLTGLLLLAQKRLTPWADDVESAVSGAR from the coding sequence ATGACGTTGCGTGAACGCGTCAGTGGTCCGACCCCCGTGGTCGAGGCTGCCGAGCGCGCCGCGAAACTACCTCTGCATCACCGCGCTTGGTTTCAACGCACCCTGGTGTGGGGCGGTTTGCTGGTGGCCTCGCAGATTTTCGCGATGCAGGTCGGCCCCTACTTCTGGCCATCGATCCCGGACATCATGTCCGGCGCGGTCGCGTCGTTCTCCGACGGCACCTACCTGTTGGTGCTGTCGAGCTTTGCGCAGATGCTGTCCGGTTTCCTGCTGGCGGTTGTGGTCGGGGTCCCCGTCGGCCTGCTGATGGGCCAGTTCAGGATCGTCGACTTCGTTGTCGGTCCCTTCATCAACGCCCTCTTCGTCACCTCGCTGGTCGCGCTGCTTCCCTTCATCATCCTGATCTTCGGCACCGACTTCACTTTCCGGGTAGCCGTCGTGTTCCTGTTCGCGGTGTTCTACCTCATCATCACACCGGCCGCGGGTGTCCGGGCGATCGACCGTGAGCTCAACGAGATGGCAACGTCGTTCGGTATCAGCTCGTCGCGCAGGCTGCTGTCGATCACACTTCCGGGCACCTTGCCGTACATCATCACCGGTCTTCGGTTGGGAATCGGACAGGCGGTCCAGGGAATGATCGTCGCGGAGTTGTGGGTGACGCTGGGCACTGGGCGCCGACTGATGAACCTCGGATACTCGCGTGAGCTCGGCCAATTCTTCGCCACGGCCGCGGCGGTGGTACTCATCGGCGCGACTCTCACCGGGCTGCTGTTGTTGGCCCAGAAGCGCCTCACCCCGTGGGCCGACGATGTCGAGTCAGCAGTGTCGGGGGCCCGATGA